From a region of the Syngnathoides biaculeatus isolate LvHL_M chromosome 2, ASM1980259v1, whole genome shotgun sequence genome:
- the sh3yl1 gene encoding SH3 domain-containing YSC84-like protein 1 isoform X1, producing MQLCAVNSLIPSDLRSEVKKVTKILRGFTEISSGNGPDKLIPAQVIASAEGLAIISVVKAGFVITARGGSGIVIARLADRRWSAPSAIAIAGLGGGFEIGVEISDLVIVLNHRRAIDAFTKGGNLTLGGNLTVAVGPMGRNVEADVTLRNMAAVYTYCKSRGLFAGLSLEGSYLMERKDTNRKFYSQDLRASGILNGDVEPPQECEDLYDILNRYTEANVTEWSSKNVTTKPSRPPARPPVPTTQQAARTTQNLSNPGAVGKKSLYPSISIYKSDTSSQIPSRRAPNLEGEKQAGETLVVTAVHAFAGQQPGDLSFQPGDRITILTKTDNQYDWWEGQVDGRKGIFPANYVTY from the exons ATGCAACTGTGCGCAGTGAACAGCCTAATTCCATCCGACTTAAGGTCCGAGGTCAAGAAAGTCACCAAGATCCTCAGAGGGTTCACTGAAATCTCTTCCGGGAATGGGCCGGACAAACTGATCCCAG CTCAAGTGATCGCGTCAGCTGAGGGGCTCGCCATCATCTCAGTGGTGAAGGCGGGTTTTGTGATTACAGCAAGAGGAGGCAGCGGCATCGTTATTGCCAGGCTGGCTGACAGAC GCTGGTCAGCTCCTTCTGCGATCGCCATCGCCGGCCTGGGCGGCGGCTTCGAGATTGGCGTTGAG ATTTCAGATCTGGTGATTGTCCTCAATCATCGGCGGGCCATTGACGCATTCACCAAGGGCGGGAACCTGACGCTGGGAGGGAACTTAACGGTCGCTGTGGGTCCGATGGGCAG GAACGTGGAGGCCGACGTTACTCTTCGCAATATGGCCGCAGTCTACACCTACTGCAAGTCCAGAGGCTTGTTTGCCGGCTTGTCTCTGGAGGGCTCGTACCTGATGGAACGTAAAGACACCAACCGCAA GTTCTACTCTCAGGATTTGCGAGCGTCGGGCATTTTGAATGGCGACGTGGAGCCGCCTCAGGAGTGCGAAGACCTCTACGATATCTTAAATCGCTACACCGAGGCCAATGTGACAGAATGGAGCAGCAAGAATGTGACCACGAAG CCGTCGCGTCCTCCAGCCAGACCTCCAGTGCCTACTACTCAGCAAGCTGCAAGAACCACCCAGAACCTGTCCAATCCCG gtgcAGTAGGTAAAAAGTCACTTTACCCAAGTATTTCTATCTACAAATCTGACACTTCAA GTCAGATTCCTTCCAGAAGAGCTCCAAACTTGG AAGGCGAAAAGCAAGCGGGCGAGACCCTGGTGGTCACTGCGGTCCACGCATTCGCCGGTCAGCAGCCTGGTGACTTGAGCTTCCAACCTGGCGACCGCATCACCATCCTCACCAAGACCGACAACCAGTACGACTGGTGGGAGGGCCAAGTGGACGGGCGAAAGGGCATCTTCCCTGCAAACTATGTTACATACTGA
- the sh3yl1 gene encoding SH3 domain-containing YSC84-like protein 1 isoform X2 → MNSLIPSDLRSEVKKVTKILRGFTEISSGNGPDKLIPAQVIASAEGLAIISVVKAGFVITARGGSGIVIARLADRRWSAPSAIAIAGLGGGFEIGVEISDLVIVLNHRRAIDAFTKGGNLTLGGNLTVAVGPMGRNVEADVTLRNMAAVYTYCKSRGLFAGLSLEGSYLMERKDTNRKFYSQDLRASGILNGDVEPPQECEDLYDILNRYTEANVTEWSSKNVTTKPSRPPARPPVPTTQQAARTTQNLSNPGAVGKKSLYPSISIYKSDTSSQIPSRRAPNLEGEKQAGETLVVTAVHAFAGQQPGDLSFQPGDRITILTKTDNQYDWWEGQVDGRKGIFPANYVTY, encoded by the exons A TGAACAGCCTAATTCCATCCGACTTAAGGTCCGAGGTCAAGAAAGTCACCAAGATCCTCAGAGGGTTCACTGAAATCTCTTCCGGGAATGGGCCGGACAAACTGATCCCAG CTCAAGTGATCGCGTCAGCTGAGGGGCTCGCCATCATCTCAGTGGTGAAGGCGGGTTTTGTGATTACAGCAAGAGGAGGCAGCGGCATCGTTATTGCCAGGCTGGCTGACAGAC GCTGGTCAGCTCCTTCTGCGATCGCCATCGCCGGCCTGGGCGGCGGCTTCGAGATTGGCGTTGAG ATTTCAGATCTGGTGATTGTCCTCAATCATCGGCGGGCCATTGACGCATTCACCAAGGGCGGGAACCTGACGCTGGGAGGGAACTTAACGGTCGCTGTGGGTCCGATGGGCAG GAACGTGGAGGCCGACGTTACTCTTCGCAATATGGCCGCAGTCTACACCTACTGCAAGTCCAGAGGCTTGTTTGCCGGCTTGTCTCTGGAGGGCTCGTACCTGATGGAACGTAAAGACACCAACCGCAA GTTCTACTCTCAGGATTTGCGAGCGTCGGGCATTTTGAATGGCGACGTGGAGCCGCCTCAGGAGTGCGAAGACCTCTACGATATCTTAAATCGCTACACCGAGGCCAATGTGACAGAATGGAGCAGCAAGAATGTGACCACGAAG CCGTCGCGTCCTCCAGCCAGACCTCCAGTGCCTACTACTCAGCAAGCTGCAAGAACCACCCAGAACCTGTCCAATCCCG gtgcAGTAGGTAAAAAGTCACTTTACCCAAGTATTTCTATCTACAAATCTGACACTTCAA GTCAGATTCCTTCCAGAAGAGCTCCAAACTTGG AAGGCGAAAAGCAAGCGGGCGAGACCCTGGTGGTCACTGCGGTCCACGCATTCGCCGGTCAGCAGCCTGGTGACTTGAGCTTCCAACCTGGCGACCGCATCACCATCCTCACCAAGACCGACAACCAGTACGACTGGTGGGAGGGCCAAGTGGACGGGCGAAAGGGCATCTTCCCTGCAAACTATGTTACATACTGA